In Kryptolebias marmoratus isolate JLee-2015 linkage group LG4, ASM164957v2, whole genome shotgun sequence, the following proteins share a genomic window:
- the arpc4 gene encoding actin-related protein 2/3 complex subunit 4, whose translation MTATLRPYLNAVRATLQAALCLENFSSQVVERHNKPEVEVRSSKELLLQPVIISRNEKEKVLIEGSINSVRVSIAVKQADEIEKILCHKFMRFMMMRAENFFILRRKPVEGYDISFLITNFHTEQMYKHKLVDFVIHFMEEIDKEISEMKLSVNARARIVAEEFLKNF comes from the exons atg ACGGCGACTTTGCGTCCATACCTCAATGCGGTGCGCGCCACGCTGCAGGCCGCTCTCTGCCTAGAGAATTTCTCCTCCCAAGTGGTGGAAAGACACAACAAACCAGAGGTGGAAGTCAG GAGCAGTAAAGAGTTGCTCCTCCAGCCTGTGATCATCAGTCGTAACGAGAAGGAGAAGGTCCTGATCGAGGGCTCCATCAACTCTGTCCGGGTCAGCATCGCTGTCAAGCAG GCAGACGAGATTGAGAAGATTCTGTGTCATAAGTTCATGCGTTTTATGATGATGAGAGCAGAAAACTTCTTTATCCTGAGGAGGAAACCTGTGGAG GGCTATGACATCAGTTTCCTCATCACCAACTTCCACACCGAGCAGATGTACAAGCATAAACTAGTGGATTTTGTCATTCATTTTATGGAAGAAATCGACAAGGAGATCAGCGAAATGAAGCTCTCCGTCAACGCCAGGGCTCGGATCGTCGCCGAGGAGTTCCTCAAAAAC ttctga